Below is a window of Acidobacteriota bacterium DNA.
AATTTCCATGTACCGCTTGGCGTCGTCCAGGTGGGTTTTGGCGATCTTGGACAGCGTGTCGCCCGGCTGGACGGTGTGAATGCCGTGGATGTCCGACCGGTCGGCCTTGATGTCCACCGAGAGCTCTTTCTGCCAGTCGGTGTACTGCTTGATCTTGTCCCAGAACAGGTCTTTCTCCAGCTGGTAAGTGGTGGCACCCTTGATGACGAGCTTGCCGCCTTCTTCCTTGACCAGGAAGTCGCGAATTTCCAACCGCGTCGCCAAGGTCATCAATTCCTGGTACTTGTCAATCAAAGCCATAATGCCTCCTTGCGGGTTGTGATGAAATAAATGTCATCGGCCGCACGGGCGGCCGTCCGGATGGTCGCTGATGGATTCGGCGGACTAACCGCCGAAGAGCTTGCCCAGCATGCCCATCAGGCCGCCGGCGGAGCTGTCTTCGCCGCCGCCCAGAATCGAGGCCAGAATGTCCATCCCGCCGCCGGCCTGGCCGAACGGCGACTGTGGCGCGGCCGGCGCGTTGGTCTGGCGACTCAGCGAGCCCATCAACAGGCTGGCCACGATGGGCAGCATCTTTTTCAGAATGTCCGTGCCGATACCGGTCTGCTGCGATGCCTGGGCGGCGACGGCCCGGCTCACGTCCTTGCTGCCCAGGATGTGCCCCAGGATGCCGTTGCCGTCCATGATGTTTTCGGCCGAGCCCAGGATGCCCGGGTTGTCGAGGTACTGCTGGTGGCCGCCGCCGGCCAGCGCCTGGAACAGGCTGTCCATTCCGCCTTCCTGCTTGACGTTCCGGGAGAGCCCCGCCTGCAGCGCCGGCAGCAGGCTGGCCACCGCCGACTGCGCCTGATCCTCCTGCAATCCGAACTGCTGGGCGATCTGGCTGATGGCCCCGCCGCCCCCCGTGTTGAGAAGCAATTCCATTAGGTCCATAGAACCTCTCCTGATTTGATTTGCGACAGTTGTTTTTGCATGTCTATTTTATTGTTGATTCAGCAAAGTCAATAGAAGTTTCAAAAAAGTTACGAGGTGCGAAAAATACTCCGATCCGCTCCACCGACGGCTCATCGTGATGACGGACAAACGCTGTCCTTGCATCATGAGATATTGATCCGCGACCCGGCTGTCAGATTGCGACAGTCGATTCACACGTGAAGGAGTTGTCGGCGCGATCGACCGGAGGCGGGCCGGCTAAAAATCGATTTCGAACTTGCCACGGAACTGCCGGCCCACGCCGTTGTAAAAGGTGCCGAAGGCGGGGCTGTCCACGTTGTTCTGGACGTCGCGGGGATTCCAGTGATTCGTGAGATTGTAGATCTTGATGCCGATCTGGGTGCGGTACACGCGGTTCCGGAACTTGATGTCCACCTTTTTCATCAACGTGAAATCCAGCGAGGCGAACAGCGGGAAGCGGCCGCCGCGGTTGCGGGCGCCGACGAAGCGCTGCTCCTCGTCCACCAGAGAGTACGGGAAGCCGTCGCGGATCTCCAGCAGCGGCGCCAGAATGATTCCGAACGGCAGGTTGGCGATCCCGGTGACCAGGAACCGGTCCGGCACGTCGAACGGCTGCGGCCCCACCTCGTCCGCCCGGATGACGGGATAGTGGTAGTTGCCGAAGTACAGCTCGAAGGCGTTGAGGTTGCCCACCGCCGACGAGCGCACGTAGGAGACGGTGACTTCGTCCGCTTGGCGGAAGCGGTACCGCAGGCTGACGAGCCACTCCTTGTAACTGGAACTGCCCCGGTTGCTCAGCACCAGGGCCGGCGTCTCGCCGGCCACCGGGTCGACCACCAGGTCGTCCCGCTGCTCGCGGTTCTGATAGCCGGCCCGCGCCCAGAGCCCGCGGGTGATCTCGCGGTCCAGCTCCAGGTTCCAGGTCAAGGAGTAGGCGTTGTCCAGCCGCCCGCCCCCCAGGACGTTGATGAACGTGACCGGCCCGCCCACCACCGTTTCACCGTCGGCGGCGTAGTTGGTCACCCGGAACTGCTGGTATTGTGTGAAGGCGCCGGCGTTGAGGGGGATCTTGTCGTAGAAGACGCCGAGGCCGCCCCGGATCACCGTGCGTGGATCCTTCGGAAAGGGCAGCCAAGCGAATCCGGCCCGGGGCGCGATGTGGAACCGATCGCCCAGCGAATCCCAGTCGAGCCGCACCCCGGCGTCCAGCGTGAGCGGCGCCCCGATCTGCCAGCGGTCCTGGGCGAACGCGGTGCACTCGGTCACCCCCCGCGACAGCGCCCCCGCCCCGACAAACTCGAACCGCTGAAACCGCGTCCCATCGGCGCGGCGGATGACCGTCTCCCGGCTCCGGTCGGTGCCGTCGAAGGCGGAGTGCGAGACCACGTAACCGAACTTCGGGTTGTGCAGCCCGTGCCAGCGCGACTGGTTCAGGGTGAGGGTCTGCGCCCACTCGTAGCGGCGGCTGAAGCGGTCCTGGGTGTTGTAGAACCCCCCGCGCCACGTTTCCGGAGTGATGGTCATGGGATCCAGTGATTGGCCCCAGACATGGGCGTCCAGCTGCTTGACCGACAAGGAAGATTCCATCAGCGCATTCAGGTTCAGGATCATCCGGTCGGCGAACGCGAAGAAGTATCCCCGCTGGCGGTAGTTGGGGGTCACCGCGGGCGGATGGAACGTGTCCAGATTGACATACTTCAGGTTCTGGGGATAGATGGACAGCACCGCCGTGACGTCGTGCGTGTCGCCGGGATCCCAGTCGATGCGGGTGAAGGAGTCGAAGGTCTCAAGCCGGGTCACGTTGTTCGGCTCCGGCAGCGAGGGCACGTCGGTCAGGATGAAGCGGTACTCGAGGTGCTGGGTGAACCAGACGCGATTGCGCGCCAGCGGCCCGGCCAGGGCCAGCCGCGGCGTGAACGATTCGAAGCCGCGGGTGCTGCCGTCCACCCAGCGCAGGCGCGGCATGAAGTTCGTCAGGAGGAACTTGAACGTGTCAGTGCCCCGCCGGGTTTCGATGGTGGTGACGGCGCCCGTGAACTTGCCGTATTCGGCCGCGTACGGGTTGGCGTGCACCTTCACGCTTTCGATGGCCTCGATGGGCAGTTCCATGGCGTACTGGCCGGTGACCGGATCGGTCACGTTGACCGAGTTGACCAGCAGGCCGCTCTGGCTCGCCCGCGCCCCCTTCAGGTTCAGCAAACCGTCGGGTCCGCGGACCACCCCGGGCAGCAGCGGCAGCGCGTCCTGAAACTTCTCGTTCACCAGAGGCGCCGTGCGGAGCAGCTCCTCGCGCAGCTCCGCCGGCAGCGTCGGCTGCCGGACCTGCTCCTGCTCGCTCTCGGCCACCACGTCC
It encodes the following:
- a CDS encoding TonB-dependent receptor; this translates as MRRTHDRALRLGWAAVILMAACPVWAGAAGPVRITVRFALPSGELQPLPGATVTLQPEAREQPLQSFTGDDGRVEFADVAAGAYVVQAAMDGFVTTRRKVTVLREQALDVELTLPLAQLAASVDVVAESEQEQVRQPTLPAELREELLRTAPLVNEKFQDALPLLPGVVRGPDGLLNLKGARASQSGLLVNSVNVTDPVTGQYAMELPIEAIESVKVHANPYAAEYGKFTGAVTTIETRRGTDTFKFLLTNFMPRLRWVDGSTRGFESFTPRLALAGPLARNRVWFTQHLEYRFILTDVPSLPEPNNVTRLETFDSFTRIDWDPGDTHDVTAVLSIYPQNLKYVNLDTFHPPAVTPNYRQRGYFFAFADRMILNLNALMESSLSVKQLDAHVWGQSLDPMTITPETWRGGFYNTQDRFSRRYEWAQTLTLNQSRWHGLHNPKFGYVVSHSAFDGTDRSRETVIRRADGTRFQRFEFVGAGALSRGVTECTAFAQDRWQIGAPLTLDAGVRLDWDSLGDRFHIAPRAGFAWLPFPKDPRTVIRGGLGVFYDKIPLNAGAFTQYQQFRVTNYAADGETVVGGPVTFINVLGGGRLDNAYSLTWNLELDREITRGLWARAGYQNREQRDDLVVDPVAGETPALVLSNRGSSSYKEWLVSLRYRFRQADEVTVSYVRSSAVGNLNAFELYFGNYHYPVIRADEVGPQPFDVPDRFLVTGIANLPFGIILAPLLEIRDGFPYSLVDEEQRFVGARNRGGRFPLFASLDFTLMKKVDIKFRNRVYRTQIGIKIYNLTNHWNPRDVQNNVDSPAFGTFYNGVGRQFRGKFEIDF
- a CDS encoding DUF937 domain-containing protein; the encoded protein is MDLMELLLNTGGGGAISQIAQQFGLQEDQAQSAVASLLPALQAGLSRNVKQEGGMDSLFQALAGGGHQQYLDNPGILGSAENIMDGNGILGHILGSKDVSRAVAAQASQQTGIGTDILKKMLPIVASLLMGSLSRQTNAPAAPQSPFGQAGGGMDILASILGGGEDSSAGGLMGMLGKLFGG
- a CDS encoding LysM peptidoglycan-binding domain-containing protein; the encoded protein is MALIDKYQELMTLATRLEIRDFLVKEEGGKLVIKGATTYQLEKDLFWDKIKQYTDWQKELSVDIKADRSDIHGIHTVQPGDTLSKIAKTHLDDAKRYMEIFNANKDILKDPNLIKVGQKLVIPKR